The Lactuca sativa cultivar Salinas chromosome 2, Lsat_Salinas_v11, whole genome shotgun sequence genome includes the window tcgggtccgggtaaaccgggtctaaaaaccggaaccgatgtttggaaccggaaccacttttagggctgGAACCGGTATTTGTGAAAcatttaaaagatgcatatctcatccgtttcaactccgattgacatgcggttttttccaacatgtattttagagtttgtacatgattttaaactataaattttccatttttagtattatattcattgacttacagttctccaaagtcgagatatcaaagctggaagtttttagtttttcagtttttttgtatttggtgaaagttttaaaacatgcatatctaattcgtttgaagtcggattgacatgtggttttttccaacttgtagtttacggtttgtacatgagtttagactataattttgtcatttttggtttaatattcaatgatttacagccctccgaagtcgggatatcaaaaatgaaaattttcaactatttgtttttgtactttgtattatgtgataaTGTTAACACATGaaaatctcattcgtttaaagtcggattgacatgcggttatttccagagtgtattttagagtttgtacatgattttagactataattttgttaattttggtttcatatttaATGAGTTATAGTCACCCAAAGTTGGGgatataaatatgaaaattttcaaagttcaacctactaattagtaagtaattaccaaaaaattccggttttttcgggttttccggttctaaacccactttattcggttccaacctacccactttgatgtttccgggttttccggttctagacctaCTTTACCCGGAATCGtacccggaaccggttcctatatacctgtccggtttccggttctacaaaatcccgttaaccggttccgggttttccgggtttgggtccatccggtctgggtttggacccactttcatccctatcagtgaggaccttccggtctcatggctcgttggaccctccggtctggtctcATCAATACataatatagcatatatatcAAACAGACAAGATACATAATATAACATAACTCAAATAAACacttaagaccctccggtcacacaaaaattaccactctaggtaaagtatagtgagaagactcgcctcgcaAGCAGGTGAGCAAATAACCTCGCGCTcggatctcgaactagcctccgcctaacacaaagGATAAATATCTTTAGTTAATACTCTTTTCACGACTCAAATAACTGAAgactattctttctctctctaactctttgaagtggataaaagaccattttacccctccatggtctctattactcatgttgaccaaaaccccaaagtcaacagaaATCAAACTCAAgttaacagtccatgtttgacccaactcgtcgagttccctcgtATCCTCAGAAGTCTCAAAAAGTCCAGCTCaaatcgtcgagttgacccccaactcgccgagttatcgcaCAATCAACCCTTCGGGACAAACccttactgactcgtcgagtcaggccatggactcggcgagtcccttcgatAAGATTCCTCATTCAGGCGAGTTAAGGTAGATTCATCACTCCAAACACCAGATCTACCATCCTAAGGGTCGATtgtcacgtaaagctgcaagctttacgtttaAACATGGCATATAAGACTCATAATGCCAAAACATGCTCCCACAAGggctagatgcacaaaagctagACTCTAGCTCAATAAAGCTTAGATCTTTGGTTTCTCAAGTCCTTCtacagtccagatctgaggtttcaacctcatGATATGCTCAAATAACTCATTGCCAAtggatgggagaaaaccctaaaaatctccCTAAACTAAGATCTCACAATGGAAAGGTCAAGATAGGAGTTTTTTACCTTTGCGCTGAAGTTAACCATTGGAGAACTCTAGATCTACAGCCCCTCCTTGATCAAACACACCAAGCTCTCCAAATCTCTTTCAAAGGATGAACAAAACCACTAGGTGTTTGAGAGGTAGATGGGTGAAATTCAAAATAAGTTTAGAATAGAGAAGTCACATTGAAAAAAGGAAAATAATCAAGTGAAATTGACCGCAAAGGCTAATTAGTGGCTTCCATATTACGCAACAACTCAACTAAAGTTTTATTTTACACtagtgtgagactcatgtattacatgagtttattttaaaaaaaatatataaatatgaaattttaacaatttgaaaattttgaatttataagaaaaatgagaaaatttttgaattattaaaattgatgtggctttaatgtattgaatacattacatatataaaccctttctaataaataccttacatattaaatgttaaattttaatttaataaaataaataatataataaaatgacaagtgaaaaataaaaaatttaaaaattttagaaaaatgtcATATATCTAAATGAATGAAAAGATGATATGTAGcaaaaagttttttatttattagataggATTTGGTTTTGACTTTACTCATGTCCAATTTACCCAAAAGATCAAAACAAAAGTTGCATATAAACAAACAAGCATATGAAAAGGCATACATTATGTTGATTTGAAATTATAGTATGCCCTCTACATGGTGTATTGCAAGGTCCTTAACAAGCATCTCAAGAAACCACTTACAATAAACATATCAAAAAGCCAATCAAGTATTTGTTAGATTCCACACAGAGTATTTTGTTTCTACATTAACTttatcatcatatcatatcatataatatcatCTGAATTCAAACCCATTCACCTAACACAAAATGCAACAGTTGCAACACGAGACCCAACCGATCCACCAAACATAAAAGTTGGATATGAACGAATATGATCCAAGTACCAAAATAAACCcccctttccttcttcttcttcttcttcttccacctcCCCAATCTTTCTTTGATTaaaattctccacttcttgcacCAATTCCTCTTTAGTATTATTGCACGATGTAATCACCTaaacaaaattatatatttatattcatcaaattcaaaaatcaaaaacctTAAATATGAGCAAATGCAAATTGTAACTTACCAATAGTCCACCAGGAGCTACAAGTCTTGACATAGATTCCCAATACATAATCctgtaatttaaacaaaacaaaatttaacTTTTTTGAAGTTCTTTTGTGATTCTCTCATTTATATACCTTTTGATGGGTCCATCTTGATGAAGACCAATAGCATCTAAGGTTCCTTTGTCCATAACAAGCTCAAACTTTTTCTCCAATTTTGTTTCAAGAACATCATCAACCAATAGTTTAATACTAATAAATCCATCACGATTAGCAAGGCTTCTAGCAAGGTTAATTGCTCCTTCACTATAATCTATTCCAGTGAGATCAGAGAATCTATATACACCAACATCAAATGTAGAAAAAGAAAGATTCATCATCATTCATCACATTATAAGGAGGAATAAGTTTTatgtattataaatttataatttataatgtaCCCTTGTTTAGCAAGCTCATGAAGAAGCATCCCATTGCCTGTTCCAACATCAAGAACACTCCATCCTGCTAAATCTTTATCCTCTTGACTAATAGACTCAGAGTCATCATCATTATGGTGATTTTGTAAATGTCTTTGTGAAATGTCAACGCATAGTCCTTTTGTCCATGAAGCAACCATTTCCATGACATCTGCCCCAAACCTTTAGAAAGAATTTAAAAAGTTATACAAAAAAGCATCTTGTGAAAGAAGGTATATGTCATAGTCAACTAGATATGCATACCAAACTTCACCAGCATCCCCATGTTCACGAAAATTTGTCAATTCATCTGCATATGTAGCATCCCAGTAACTTTGATACCCCAGCATGGATGTAATTGTTTCAGCATCAGGTTCTTCCTTGTCAGAGCTTTCATTACATTCCATAGAAAAAGAGTATTAGCATattgcagtatatgtgtttaagCAGATTATATCTCAGCAGAAAGTCAGAAACTACCATATCAAAGACCACATTATTGAAGGTGTTTTAAAGTTAACGAGTTATATGAATAGTTAACATTCTGGTGATACAACATTGTAATCGATGTTTCTTCTGTTCAGAGATCGCAGAAATCAGATAACTGTTCATCAAAATTGGGGGATAACTGTGGTTTTGAATGTCTATTACGAATGTTAGGTAGTAAGCTCATGTGATTCGGTAGCAGAGATAGATACTGATACATCTTATCATACAATATCAAGAGTTATCAACTAATCATGCATCTTTTCTGGATTAATAAACACTTAACCTTGGTTAATTTGGTCAAATTGAGCATATTCCTAATATAAACAGAAACAAATTCAAATACATTCGCGCATATTCTTATTATCTGCTATTTTGAATTTTACCTCAACGAATACCATCGACTTGCCTGATAAAAAAACCCAAAAGGTCGAACTGACATGACTTCAATGTATAATTGCTAACAGTGGAAAAACGGATTAACTTCATATAATACGGAATTTCATGAAACTCGAAAGCAACCTAACCTATAATCAGAGGCAGCACAAAATCTGGCCGCTGCTAGTGCTTCGGATGCATCGGCGTGACGTTGATCGTCATCAAGGGTACTCCCATAGTCACTTTTGATGGACCAAGAGTCGGCCGCGATAGAACGGTCGTCGTCGGAGATCAGATCGGCGGTTAACAGGGCTCGCGCCTGTGAGATGTCAATATCTTCCGGAGGCAACCGAATTCCGGCCATACCCGGAAGATGAGGGATTGAGGGACAAATTTTGAAGGTTTAGAGAAGAAGAAACCCTAGGGAGAGAAAGAGAGGATTtgcagagagagagaaagagaagagtGATGGGAACGTACTGCTCTTGGAGAATCTGGCAAACCAATTTAAGAACAAACGAATTTCTTTGTCATGAAAATGGAAAATTTCCTAAAAGGATTAACTATAAAACCCAAATTTTATTTTCGATTAGTTTATTACATAAACTTATTGACTATACTCATATTTTAATAATTAAGATAGTTTATAGTTATATTATGTTTACTTTTATGCATATCGTCTAATAGAGCAATTAAATATGTTATCGTGTCACTTTTATCTTTAATTTTATCAACATAACCACTTTGGTTCTTAATCCGTCCTTCATAGGTTCATATATGCCATAAAGGCTCCAACCATTAGGAAACAAGCAACCTCATGTATCTTCAAAAGAAAATTATTCATAGAGGTATTGAGGCTGCAAATTGTTAAACTTAATTCAATATTTACAATTCAATACATATATGCATAAAATATGgttaattatatgtttttttttgaacGACGGAATATAGTAGAACAAACTAACAAGACGCTAAATCATTACAAAATAAACTTGGAAAAAATAGAACTACAACATCAATCAAATTTATCAAATGAAAAACACTTAGATCTATATTTTATCCATCTAAAGAGTTGATTTGAATGTCCTTGTTGGTTTCATTGAGTACTCCCGAATCTTCTTGAAAAACAAATCATTATGCGCCTTCTATATCGACCAAAACAGAATGTACACCAAGGACCATTTCAACTTAAGCCCCTTTTTATCCGGCTTCAAATTCCTCAATCCATAAAGAAGCTCCGATCTACATCTAGGTAGGAACGGGAACAAACCAGTCCAGATGCGCAACCATCTCCACACTTTGGTCGCAAAggcacaataaaaaaaaaaaataaaaaaaaaaaaaaaaaagatgatcgACACTTTCAACAACACTAACACATAAGGGGCATAAATCTGAAGTCACGGGCACACCACGAGCAACAAGGTTTAAAGAAACAAAGATCCTATCCATAAAAAGCCTCTAAGCAACGCAATTGATTTTTAGAGGTATCCAATTCACCTATATGAACTTACTAGACGTGCCTGCGGTATCCGCCATGATCATTCTTTAAGATTGCATAGAGAAAAATCTAGAAGACTTACAATTCTAAACCCAAATGTCTAAAAACCTCGGAGAGAGTGACAaacaaatttttgttgcttaaatCCAACAACGAAGAGGTCTCCTTACCCCTCCTAGGTTGTCTAATCCACTCCCAATGTAAACTCTCCAAGCCCATGCCATGTATAAAATATGGTTTAAccatattttataaatatatgtatttAAATGTGAATATTAATTTAGGTTTAACTTGCACTCTTATCTTTATGAATGATTATGTTTTAATATCCGTGCTGAAAAAAATATTTCTATGAATGATTCTCCTTTGACATCTTTAATGAAGGTTAAAaagattagggtagtgaacaaaTCTAAAAATTCGTAAttgttttatgatatttttttgttatataattaaTTGTTATATAGAAAATAGTTTTAAAAGAATATTAAATTGTTTGTGATTTTTGACATTCATTTTTCAATCATTTTTCATTTTACGAATCTTTTATCGTTATAACCTATGCAtagtcaaaataataataataataataataataataataataataataataataataataataataataatacttttatggTCAAAAGGATCAAATCTTGATATATTATGTCCTCCTATTTTTTCAAGAGGTGTGGAACTTTTATCTACTACAATTGTGACATCTCGAATTAGTCATATTTTACTTTATACCCTTTAAATTCTATTTTGGGTTCCACTTCAAGCCTTTTGATATGAATCTAAgatgttatttattttttctgaggcaaaatgtctgTAGTCTGCGaaccacatctgtagacctctgcagtagaagatgTGGATCAAACGTCTGCACTCTGAAAAaaaaactgtttgtttttttaacatctgcggactactaaaataaactaaaatctaaataaatgatttttaaacttcaaagtgattttttaaatatttttatgactttgtta containing:
- the LOC111900278 gene encoding uncharacterized protein LOC111900278 codes for the protein MAGIRLPPEDIDISQARALLTADLISDDDRSIAADSWSIKSDYGSTLDDDQRHADASEALAAARFCAASDYSSDKEEPDAETITSMLGYQSYWDATYADELTNFREHGDAGEVWFGADVMEMVASWTKGLCVDISQRHLQNHHNDDDSESISQEDKDLAGWSVLDVGTGNGMLLHELAKQGFSDLTGIDYSEGAINLARSLANRDGFISIKLLVDDVLETKLEKKFELVMDKGTLDAIGLHQDGPIKRIMYWESMSRLVAPGGLLVITSCNNTKEELVQEVENFNQRKIGEVEEEEEEEGKGGLFWYLDHIRSYPTFMFGGSVGSRVATVAFCVR